CGGTTTGTTATCGTTGTTTTCATCAATTCCGTATAATTTATTTACGCATAACCGGATGTATGAGAGGGAGGGTTATTATGTGTCAGTGTTTTATGCGTACATGAAGGGTATGGGTGTGGAGGTGATAGGAGAGGATGTGACGAATAAAGGTAGGATAGATCTGACGCTGATATTTCCAGATGTAGTGTATGTGATGGAGTTTAAGGTTGATGAGGGTGGGGCATTGGAGCAAATAAAGGGTAAAAGGTATTATGAGAAATATCTTTCAATGGGTAAGGATGTCTATCTTGTGGGTATAGAATTTGATAGTGGTAGCAGAAATGTTAATAATATAGAATGGGTAAGATTGTAAAAATAAGAAACAGTAGATGGATTTGGTATAATAGTTTAATGGAATGTTATTAAGTTTTTATTTTGTTTAATTATTTGACATTAGCTGATTTAAAAAAGATTACAGCCTTGAAATCTTTGAGTTTTTAAACTAAATTTTTATCTATGGATCTTATAAAAAAAATAGAGATTTTGGCCGATGCAGCCAAATATGATGTTTCCTGTTCCAGCAGTGGAAGTAGAAGGGAAACACCACCTGGTGGCTTAGGTAACGGTGCTTTTTCAGGTATATGCCACAGCTGGTCGGCAGATGGTAGATGTGTATCACTATTAAAAATACTATTGACAAATATATGTATTTATGACTGTGCCTATTGCTACAACCGAAAATCAAATGAAATAAAAAGAGCGATTTTCGAACCAAGAGAGATCGCGAATCTAACAGTAGAGTTTTATAGAAGAAACTATATCGAGGGTTTATTTCTAAGTTCTGGTGTGTTTAGATCGCCTGACTATACAATGGAATTAATGCTAAGAACAGCAGAGATACTAAGAAATGAGTATAGATATGGGGGCTATCTACATATAAAGATAATTCCAGGAGCATCCAATCTTTTGATAAAAAAAGTTGCTACCCTTGCGGATAGGGTAAGTGCTAACATAGAGTTACCTACTGAAAAGAGTTTATCGGTATTTGCACCTGAGAAAAATCGTCAAGTTATTGATAGGTCTTTTGAGATTGTTGATGAGTTAGGTAAAGAGATTGGTAGGAAAAACTCCACTTCCACCCAATTGATTGTTGGTGTATCTGATGAATCAGATAGAATCATTGTTTCTCAATCGGAACAGTATTACAAGAAAAAGCTTCTTTCGAGGGTGTATTACTCAGCGTATATCCCTGTTAATAACGCTATACCTGTAAAAATTAGTGAGCCACCATTATTGAGGGAGCATAGATTGTATCAGGCTGATTTTCTGCTACGTTTTTATAAATTTACAAGTAAAGAGTTGTTTGCTAAAAGGGAAAATCTGGATGAGGTAGTAGATCCCAAGCTTAGATGGGCACTTGATAATATAGAGCAGTTCCCTGTTGATATAAATAAGGCTGATTATGTACAGTTATTGAGGGTTCCGGGTATTGGGCCTAAATCAGCCAAAAAAATCATAGAAGCTCGAAAGTTTGGTTACCTAAATATTGAGCATCTGAAAAAGATGGGAGTCCCAATGGGTAAATCCCAATACTTTATAGTGATAAATGGTAAGAGGCTGAAAAAAACGCCTGAGGAGCTAATAGAACGGGAGATTATGAAGTACCATCAAGAGCATTCTCCCATATTTAAATTGTTGGGTGCCGATTGATGTATCAAATTGTGTACGATGGTACCTTTGATGGTTTTTTGACGGTATTTTATGAATATAAAAAGGGTCTTGATATTGATAGTGTAGTTAACAAAAAGATCACCCCCGTTTATCAGCCTACTATATTTTCTTACGAAATTAACACAGATCATCATAAATCTATTGAAGCGATGAAATATATAAAGGATAAAGGTGATGATGTGTTTAAAAAAGTCTATTTTTCGTTTTTAGCTGATACTAGGGGCTTGGAGAGGATTATTTTTGAGTTTGTAGATATAGATTGTTGGCAGGACTTACGCAATCCTGTGGTCTGTGATGTGGAACGAGCTATTAAATCGGTGTTTTCTGAGAGGCATAAGATGTTAGGGTTTATTAGGTTTTCTGAGCTTTCGGATGGTAGTTTTGTTAGTTTTATCAAACCGAAGAATAATATTTTACCTTTGATAGGGGAGCATTTTAAAAAAAGGTTTTCAAACCAGAGATGGACCATAGTGGACAAGTTTAGGAGGGAGGTTTTAGCTTTTGATGGAAGTAAGTTATATTATGGAAGTTTGGTCGATAGCGAGGAAATGGAATTTTCTGAAAAGGAGATGTTGATCAGAAAAAGCTGGAAGAGCTTTTTTGACATTGTAGCTATACAGGAGAGAAAGTGTTATGAGAGACAGAGAAACAAAGTGCCCCTTTGGGTTCGAGAGGAAATGATTGAATTTTGGTAGAACTTTTATGGAGTATTTTATTCTAAAATAAATATGATTAGATTACTTTTGATATTGCAAGAGGCAATAAAATCTGTTTTGTCATATCGTTTGAGGAGTTTTCTTTCCATCATGAGCATTGCTTTGGGTATAATTGGTGTTACTGTTGTTGTGGGTGCTGTGAATGGGGCATATCAAAAAGCAGGTCAGATTTTGGATATGTTTGGTCCAGACTCTTTGTTGGTTTTTGGAGGCACCCAAAGGAATCAAGCTACAGGCTTCAGAACTAAAACCCTTACATTTGATGATCTCGAAGCTGTAAGGGATGCTTTCCCCACTGCTTATATCCTTGTACCGATGAGTGCTAGGGCTAATATAAAGGTCAGTTATCAGGGGAATCATATACAGACATTTGTAGTAGGGTCAACGCAAGGGTATGGAAAATCTTGGAGTTGGAACGTGGTGGAGGGAACTGATTTTACTAAAGAGGATGTGGATAAGGCGATGAGGAAATGTCTATTGGGTAGTTATGTCAAGGATCAGCTCTTTGGTAATGAAGATCCAATCGGTAAGTTTATATATATAAACGATTTCTCCTGTGAGGTTTCTGGGGTTTTGGAGGAAAGGGGAGTATCTAACTTTGGTGTCAATATAAATGATCGTATTGTGATACCTATTACAGTACTTAGCAAGTTTGTTACTAAGGAATATAAATATATTACAGCGATGAGGATAAGGTTTGAAGATGTTTCAAACCTTGAGAATAGGGCTGAGGAGTTGAGACAGTTTCTAAGATTTCGTCATAATTTAGGTGATGGTAAGGAGGATGATTTTTCTATAGTTGGCCCTAAGGATGTTTTGAAGTTTTTTGTGGCTATTGGTGGAGCTATGATTGCATTTTTGACAATAATCACAATAATAACAGTATCTGTAGGTGGCTTTGTCATGGCAAATCTATTCCTCATTTCTGTAACGGAACGGGTTAAAGAGATAGGTATAAGAAGAGCTCTTGGTGCTCGAAAAAAAGATATTTTTTTACAGTTTATACTGGAATTTTTTATCATTACAGTATTAGGTGCTTTTTTAGGTTTTTTGTTAGGTTCACTTTTAGCAGGTCTTATTTCAAGCTTTAGGGTGTTTGATGTGGTGATATCTTTGCAGGTATTTATTGTAGCAATAGTTGTATCGGCTATATTGGCGTTGGTTTTTGGAGTGGCTCCTGCTAAAAGGGCTTCTGAAATCAATCCGATAAGTGCTATACGGAGTTAAAATGAGGAAGATCCTTTTGTATTTGAAGATAGTTTATGGAGTA
This genomic window from Calditerrivibrio sp. contains:
- a CDS encoding TIGR03915 family putative DNA repair protein, with the protein product MYQIVYDGTFDGFLTVFYEYKKGLDIDSVVNKKITPVYQPTIFSYEINTDHHKSIEAMKYIKDKGDDVFKKVYFSFLADTRGLERIIFEFVDIDCWQDLRNPVVCDVERAIKSVFSERHKMLGFIRFSELSDGSFVSFIKPKNNILPLIGEHFKKRFSNQRWTIVDKFRREVLAFDGSKLYYGSLVDSEEMEFSEKEMLIRKSWKSFFDIVAIQERKCYERQRNKVPLWVREEMIEFW
- a CDS encoding ABC transporter permease; translation: MIRLLLILQEAIKSVLSYRLRSFLSIMSIALGIIGVTVVVGAVNGAYQKAGQILDMFGPDSLLVFGGTQRNQATGFRTKTLTFDDLEAVRDAFPTAYILVPMSARANIKVSYQGNHIQTFVVGSTQGYGKSWSWNVVEGTDFTKEDVDKAMRKCLLGSYVKDQLFGNEDPIGKFIYINDFSCEVSGVLEERGVSNFGVNINDRIVIPITVLSKFVTKEYKYITAMRIRFEDVSNLENRAEELRQFLRFRHNLGDGKEDDFSIVGPKDVLKFFVAIGGAMIAFLTIITIITVSVGGFVMANLFLISVTERVKEIGIRRALGARKKDIFLQFILEFFIITVLGAFLGFLLGSLLAGLISSFRVFDVVISLQVFIVAIVVSAILALVFGVAPAKRASEINPISAIRS
- a CDS encoding putative DNA modification/repair radical SAM protein, which gives rise to MDLIKKIEILADAAKYDVSCSSSGSRRETPPGGLGNGAFSGICHSWSADGRCVSLLKILLTNICIYDCAYCYNRKSNEIKRAIFEPREIANLTVEFYRRNYIEGLFLSSGVFRSPDYTMELMLRTAEILRNEYRYGGYLHIKIIPGASNLLIKKVATLADRVSANIELPTEKSLSVFAPEKNRQVIDRSFEIVDELGKEIGRKNSTSTQLIVGVSDESDRIIVSQSEQYYKKKLLSRVYYSAYIPVNNAIPVKISEPPLLREHRLYQADFLLRFYKFTSKELFAKRENLDEVVDPKLRWALDNIEQFPVDINKADYVQLLRVPGIGPKSAKKIIEARKFGYLNIEHLKKMGVPMGKSQYFIVINGKRLKKTPEELIEREIMKYHQEHSPIFKLLGAD
- a CDS encoding PD-(D/E)XK nuclease domain-containing protein, translating into GLLSLFSSIPYNLFTHNRMYEREGYYVSVFYAYMKGMGVEVIGEDVTNKGRIDLTLIFPDVVYVMEFKVDEGGALEQIKGKRYYEKYLSMGKDVYLVGIEFDSGSRNVNNIEWVRL